One region of Juglans microcarpa x Juglans regia isolate MS1-56 chromosome 7S, Jm3101_v1.0, whole genome shotgun sequence genomic DNA includes:
- the LOC121241474 gene encoding RING-H2 finger protein ATL70-like — protein sequence MIKVSSTVQYGTDAGDGIMSGFTYGIIFFVGVFLLILLITFACTRLKLPDNPPPPHRSSASAADHDQADPINIGPGLHEFTVGSYPKLLYSETTQKGASADSSCAICLVEYKEKDMLRLLPDCEHLFHLSCIDPWMRLHPTCPICRRNISDISDMSTNES from the coding sequence ATGATCAAGGTCAGCAGCACCGTGCAATATGGTACTGATGCCGGCGATGGTATCATGAGTGGGTTTACCTATGGAATCATCTTCTTTGTTGGAGTGTTTCTTCTCATCCTGCTCATCACTTTTGCTTGCACGCGCTTGAAACTCCCCGACAACCCGCCGCCACCTCACCGGAGCAGTGCTTCCGCCGCAGACCATGATCAGGCCGATCCCATAAACATCGGACCAGGTCTCCATGAATTCACTGTCGGCAGCTACCCAAAGCTCCTCTACTCTGAAACAACCCAGAAGGGTGCCTCTGCAGATTCTTCCTGCGCCATCTGCTTAGTGGAGTACAAAGAAAAGGACATGCTCCGGCTGTTACCTGATTGTGAGCATCTATTCCATCTGAGCTGCATCGACCCCTGGATGAGGCTGCATCCGACATGTCCGATATGTCGGAGGAACATATCGGACATATCGGATATGTCCACAAACGAGTCTTGA
- the LOC121241475 gene encoding putative RING-H2 finger protein ATL71 produces MGLAAGNPSTHQTITIPNSDRNFAAIELGLDEVSLQSFPKLLYSQYKLQKHSSTASCCSICLMDYKETDVLQLLPDCGHLFHLKCINPWLRLHPTCPMCRNSAVSIPSAVRPPIELPAPLATQQE; encoded by the coding sequence ATGGGCCTCGCCGCTGGCAACCCATCCACCCACCAAACCATCACCATTCCAAACTCTGACAGAAACTTTGCCGCCATTGAATTAGGCCTTGATGAAGTCAGTCTCCAAAGCTTCCCAAAGCTCCTCTACTCCCAATACAAGCTCCAAAAACACAGCTCAACTGCTTCTTGCTGCTCCATCTGTTTGATGGATTATAAAGAAACTGACGTGCTGCAGTTGCTGCCTGATTGTGGCCATCTCTTCCATCTCAAGTGCATCAACCCCTGGCTAAGGCTACATCCCACTTGCCCAATGTGTCGGAACTCGGCGGTTTCGATTCCAAGCGCGGTTCGGCCTCCCATTGAGTTGCCAGCTCCCTTGGCCACACAGCAAGAGTGA